One genomic window of Candidatus Pseudobacter hemicellulosilyticus includes the following:
- a CDS encoding nitrous oxide reductase family maturation protein NosD, giving the protein MRSLLTIWLLILAHSSSATLIVAGQGQRVSTLQQAVALAKDGDSILLKKGLYTEGNILVRKAITLLGEPGAILDGQKKTELLTLSGSHITVKGLVLRNAGYSALNDYAAIKVVDAHQVTIEQCTVENAYFALHISNTTRATIRNNKIIGSPASEQLTGNGIHLWKCSGAVIEKNYVTGHRDGIYFEFVTGSTIRNNTSERNLRYGLHFMFSHNDHYTNNTFRKNGAGVAVMYSKKVTMEGNHFEENWGASAYGILLKELTDGRIEHNTFHRNTVGIYMEGSSRMEVRRNSFRNNGWALKVQASCDDNNFLQNNFTGNTFDVATNGTMMLNTFSGNYWDKYEGYDLNKDGIGDVPYFPVSVYSMVVEQNPTTLILLRSFIVSLLDKAEKAIPVITPANLVDNQPLIKPIAL; this is encoded by the coding sequence ATGCGTTCCCTGCTGACCATATGGTTATTGATCCTGGCCCACTCAAGTTCCGCCACCCTCATTGTGGCAGGGCAGGGCCAGCGGGTGTCAACCCTGCAACAGGCAGTAGCGCTGGCTAAGGACGGTGACAGTATACTCCTCAAAAAAGGCCTTTACACCGAAGGCAATATCCTGGTCCGGAAAGCCATCACCCTGCTGGGTGAACCCGGCGCCATCCTGGACGGACAGAAAAAAACCGAGCTGCTGACCCTCAGCGGCAGCCATATTACAGTTAAAGGACTGGTCCTGCGGAATGCAGGTTACTCTGCCCTGAATGATTATGCCGCCATCAAAGTAGTGGACGCCCACCAGGTAACCATTGAGCAATGCACCGTGGAGAACGCCTACTTCGCCCTGCATATCTCCAATACCACCCGGGCTACTATCCGCAATAATAAGATCATTGGTTCGCCTGCCAGCGAGCAGTTGACCGGCAACGGCATCCATCTCTGGAAATGTTCCGGCGCTGTCATCGAAAAGAATTATGTGACCGGCCACCGGGATGGTATTTACTTTGAATTTGTTACCGGATCCACTATCCGCAATAATACCAGCGAACGCAACCTTCGGTACGGTCTTCATTTTATGTTCTCCCATAATGATCATTACACCAACAATACCTTCCGGAAGAACGGGGCCGGCGTGGCCGTGATGTATTCCAAAAAAGTGACCATGGAAGGCAACCATTTTGAAGAGAACTGGGGCGCCTCCGCCTATGGTATCCTGCTCAAAGAGCTGACCGATGGCAGGATTGAGCACAATACCTTTCATCGTAATACTGTAGGTATCTATATGGAGGGCAGCAGCCGGATGGAGGTCCGCCGGAATAGTTTCAGGAATAATGGCTGGGCGCTCAAAGTACAGGCCAGCTGCGACGATAATAATTTCCTGCAGAACAATTTTACAGGAAACACTTTTGATGTAGCCACCAACGGCACCATGATGCTGAATACTTTCAGCGGGAACTACTGGGATAAATATGAAGGGTATGACCTGAACAAGGACGGCATTGGCGACGTCCCTTATTTCCCTGTCAGTGTGTATTCCATGGTGGTAGAACAGAACCCAACTACGCTGATCCTGCTGCGTAGTTTCATTGTATCCCTGCTTGATAAAGCCGAAAAGGCGATCCCTGTAATAACACCGGCCAACCTGGTAGACAACCAGCCGCTGATAAAGCCCATCGCATTATGA
- a CDS encoding ABC transporter ATP-binding protein produces MIRIHQLQKKFGRLQALDAISAQFDRGQVVSLIGPNGSGKTTLIKSILGMVKPDSGSIEVQGIMINGLPAYREKIGYMPQIGRYPDNMKIGQLFSMMRAVRKVPEQDLDTELLEQFGLPAIFGKSMRTLSGGTRQKVSAALAFYFRPEILILDEPTAGLDPLSAEILKEKIGKESRKDKPILITSHILSDLEDLTTHVLYLQEGKLLWWGGIAVLRRETGEEKLGRAIARLMQQENKQSSWVGDLSQTV; encoded by the coding sequence ATGATCAGGATCCACCAGCTACAGAAAAAATTTGGCCGCCTCCAGGCCCTGGATGCCATCAGCGCGCAGTTTGACCGCGGGCAGGTGGTATCACTGATTGGCCCTAACGGTTCTGGAAAGACAACCCTTATCAAATCCATCCTGGGCATGGTCAAACCTGATAGCGGCAGTATTGAAGTGCAGGGCATAATGATCAACGGGCTGCCCGCGTACCGGGAAAAGATAGGGTATATGCCGCAGATAGGTCGCTATCCCGACAATATGAAAATAGGCCAGCTCTTCAGTATGATGAGGGCTGTCCGGAAAGTGCCGGAGCAGGACCTGGACACAGAGCTGCTGGAGCAGTTTGGGCTGCCGGCTATTTTCGGGAAATCCATGCGCACCCTCAGTGGCGGCACCCGCCAGAAAGTAAGTGCGGCCCTGGCTTTTTATTTCAGACCCGAAATACTGATTTTGGACGAACCAACGGCGGGACTGGATCCACTGTCGGCCGAGATCCTCAAAGAGAAGATCGGGAAAGAAAGCCGGAAAGACAAGCCCATCCTCATCACCTCGCATATTCTGAGCGACCTGGAAGACCTTACCACCCATGTCCTGTATTTGCAGGAAGGCAAGCTGCTCTGGTGGGGTGGGATAGCCGTCCTGCGCCGCGAGACCGGTGAAGAGAAACTGGGCCGGGCCATTGCCCGCCTCATGCAACAGGAAAACAAGCAGTCCTCCTGGGTGGGGGACTTATCGCAAACCGTTTAA